The region CACCGATGTGCAGGCTGGCCCGCATGACCCCCTCAGCCAGCCAGTCGCCGCAGCCGTCACGCGTCGCGATCTTCTTCATCAGCGCGAGCGCCGTCTCCGGATCGTTCCAGGTCGGCTCAAGGCCGTCGAGCTGCTCCTTCGTGAGCAGGCCGCGCTGGTGGCACTCGATGACCCACCCCAGCAGCCAGCCGAGCTCGTTGACGTCGAAGCCGAGCGAGTCGCACTCGTTCGCCAGCATGGTGGCCGCGCCCGCCTCGGTGATGCCGATCTGCGAGGCCATCGAGGCGAGGCCCTCGTACTCTGGCTCCTCGCCAGCGTACCCTTTGTACGGCCCCTCGGTGACGGTCATCAGCTTGCAGCAGCCCATCTGGCAGGCCCAGCAGGGATTGGTCTTCCACTCGAAGTTGCCGCGCAGGTACTGCCCGCTGACCTGCTCGTGCTCCTCGAAAATGCTGGTGGTGTAGTTCTTGATCGGGAGCCAGCCGCCGCGCGCCGCGCCCGAGACGCCGCCGCCGGTGCCCCAGTTGTAGATGCCGCCGCCGCCGAACTCCTTGGCGTCGATGAACAGCGGCTTCACCAGCTCGTTGAGCCGCTTGTCATCCTCGACGTGCGGGCGCACCCTGCCACGCTTGCAGGTGATCGCCTTCAGGTTCTTCTCGCCGAGCACCGCGCCGATGCCGTTGTGCGAGGCAACGTGCCCCCGGTCCCCAACGAAGGCCGAGAATCGGACCTTGTGCTCGCCGGCCGGCCCGATGCCGAACACCGAAATCTGCTTGTCGGTCAGGTTCTCCTCGGCACGGATCGTGTCCTCAAGCTGCCAGACCGGCAGGCCGGCGTAGCGGCTGGCGTCCAGCAGCCTGACGCCGTGCTCGTCGATGTGGAGGCGGGTCAGCCCCTGGGCCTTGCCGGTGATGGCGATGCCGAGGTAGCCCTGCGTCCGCAAGAACGCCCCGAGGTAGCCGTTCGCCTGGGTGGCCCCGGCCAGGCCGTTCATCGGGCCTTTGAACACCACGGAGACGGTGCCAGTCCCCGAGACGCGGGTGCCGGCCAGCGGCCCGGTGCAGATGAAGACCGGGTTCTCGGCGTCGTCCCAGCGGGTGCCGGGCTGCACTTCCTGCATCAGATAGTGGACGCCCAGGCCCGTCCCGCCGAGCCATTTCCGCAAAATCTCAGGGGCGACCTCTTCGTCGCGGGTTGTGCCGGTCGTCAGATTGACACGGAGGAGACGGGCGGTAAACGGCATCGTGGACCTCTCCCAGATGGGTGTGACGGAACACTGTGACACGCGGCCAGCCAGGGCGCGTTCCTAACGGGAAATCCTACCGCATTCCCCCTTGCGCTTCCGAGGACACAGCATCCGGCAGGGGGCGGCTCGTACGCAACACCCACCGCGTTCTCTCGCCTGTGCGCTGCCATCGCGCGCCCGCGTGACCATGCTGGCACGCCAGGTGCACGCTCTCCTGGTGCAGCCCCGACGCCGTGGTGAGTCCCAACCCCCTACAGCAAAGGACTGTCGCCTGTGACCGTTCCTTCTCCTGCTTCGAACATGCTGCCTGCCGAACCGCAAGCTTACCTCGCTGGCATTGCCACGGCCGGACTGGCCGCCGTCTGCGGCGCGATCTTCACCTCGTGGCTCGGCGCGCAGGGTACGCTGGCCGGCGCGATGATCGGCGCGACCATCGGCTCGTCTGTCAGCGAGATCGTGAAGGCGCCGCTCACGTCCCTGGAGCGCCGCATCATCCAGGCTGGCGTCTCGGCGCGGCAGCTACGTCGAGACGGCCTCGTCAAGACGGTGGTCACCACCCCCGCGGCGGCGCAGACCGTCCTCGGGATGGTCTCGCGGCGGTCGCTGGTGACCGTCACCGTCGTGGCGCTCGTCGGCTTCGCGCTGGCGATGGGCGGCGTCACGGCGGTTGAAGTCGCCAGTGGGGAGCCGCTCGGCTCGCTGGTGGCCGATCAGCCAGCGACCGGCACGACGGTCGGGCAGGTCATTCCGAACCCGCCGCCAGTGCTCGCCCCGACGACCCCGACGCCCGCGCCAACGGCCCAGGGGCCGGGCGCACCGTTGCTGCCGTCGGCCCGTGGGGGAGGCGGCCAGCCCGGCATCGCGCTCAGCCCGACAGGCGACGGCGCCGCACCCAGCGGCACAGACAACGTCGCCGCCGTCACCGGCAGCCCGCCGGCTGGAGCAGCCAGCACCTCGACGGAGCTTGCCGCGTCGGCCACGGCGGAGGCGGCAGCATCGGCGACCACGGCGGCGGGCGGCTCGCCGTCCACCGCGACGACGGCTACCATCAGCACGCCCGGCACGGTGACGCCGGGGACATCGACTCCCACGGCCACAGTACACCCATCTCAGGCAGCGGCCACGGGGACGGCGCGCGCGGCAATCGACACGCCGACCGTGGGCACGCCGGCGGCAACCTCAGGGGCAACGCCAGGGGCGATGGCCGCCACCCCGGCCACGACACCTTCGACGAGTGCGCCGACCAACGCCCCGGCAGCAACCGCGCCGACGACGAATCTGCCATCCGTTGCGCCGACCAGCGCAGTGTCGGCCGCCACGCCGACCGCCCTACCAACGTTGACCCAGACGCCCTCCAGCAGCGCAACAGCCACGCCGACCGTCACCCCAACGCCGACCGTGACCGCGACCCCCGGTCCGGGCACGCCGGCTCTGCCATAGCGCCCGGGCGGGCAGGCGGCTCAGCGACCGTAGACCGACACGTGCAGGCGGCTGGCGGCGGTGAACGGTTCGCGGAGCCAGCCGCCCCAGCGCTCGTGCAGGCGCAGCCCGGCGATGCGCGCCATCAGATCCATCTCGCTGGGCCAGATGTAGCGGCAGACGATCGGGTGGACGCGGACGCCCTGCGCCGTCAGCGAGACATGGCTCTCGTAGAGGGTCTGCGTGACGGGGTCGTGGCGGCCCACGTCGAGCTTGACCTCGTCCACCGCGATGGCCTCAGCATCGACGTACTGCTCGTCGCGCAGGCGGTGGAGGTACGCTGGCACGAACGCCTCGACCACGAAGCGGCCATCGTCGGCCAGGTGCGCCGCGACGTTCTCGAAGCAGCGCACTTGCTCATCCTGGGTCAGCAGGTTGAAGAGGGTGTTGTAGACGAGGTAGATCAGGCGAAAACGGCCTTCGACGGGGACCCGGGAGAAATCGCCCAGCGTGACCGGGATCCGGTCGCCGCCGGGCTTCTCGCGCAGCCGGTCGAGCATGTGGGGCGAGAGGTCGATGCCGTGGACGGGGACGCCCTGCGCCGCCAGCGGCAGCGCGATCCGTCCCGTCCCGATGGCCAGTTCCAGCGCGGAGCCATCCCCGGCCAGCCCCGCCAGGAACGCGACGGCGGCATCTTCATCGCCGCGCGGCCGGTCGTCGTAACGGCGGGAGGCGGCCTCCCCAAACGTCATGACTGGCTCGTACCCGTGCATGCCCCGATTCTACCCCGGCGCCAGAAGCGACGGACGGCGAGCGTGGATGCGCGCGCAACCATCGCGGCTACCGCCCCGTGCTCATGCTCGCGAGGCGCGCGCGTTCTGGCTGCCGAAGGATGGCGGCAACCGTTTCCTCTGCCGTCAGTTCACTGCTGTCGATCCAGGCCCCTACACCAGTCAGTTCACCAACGAGCGCCTGCTGTAGGTGCACAAAGTGGTGCGCCACCGGTGTCTTCTCGCGATCGTGATCCCGCTGGAGGATAACCTCACGGCTTGGATTCAGCACGACGAGATGCAGGCTGAGATCGGGAAGCGCTCTCTGGTATCGCTCCAGCCGCGCCCGCTCGATGACGACATACTCCATAACTGGGACGAAGCCCTCGGCGGCGAATGAACGTGCCAGCATGCACTGATGATCGACGATCAGGGCGATTGCATGTTGATGTCGTCGTGCCGCCGCGTCGGGGCTTGAAAGCCCCGCCTACCATCCTGCAGTCGCTGCGCGACGCTGTAGTCTCACCAGTCCCTGCCGTTCCCGGTGTCCGTCGCGCAGCGACGGTGTGACTGTAGGCGGGGACTTCAGTCCCCGACCGCCCGCTCCATGATGCTTCGGGGACACCAATGAACATGCCATCGCCCTGCATGTCGTCAGGGAGAATGTGACACCAGGGCGTCAGGTGATGATAATCTCAGGCGAACGCGGCGACCGGCTCCCGCGGCGGTGGTGCTCCGGCCGTGGTGTCGCGGATCGAGCGCAGCGGCGTGATGCGCGGCAAACCGTCTCGGTCCAGCTCCACGCGGGCCTCGATGCCATACACCTGCCAGAGCATCATCTCGGTCAGCACATCCTCCGGCGCGCCGTCGGCGTAGGTTCGGCCGCCGTGCAGGATGACCAGCCGATCCACGAAGCGGGCCGCCAGATTCAGGTCGTGGAGGGCGATCAGCACCGTCATCTGGCGCTCGGCGGCCAGCGACCGCACCAGTTGCAGCAGCTCAAGCTGGCGCTGGAGATCGAGGCTGCTGGTCGGCTCGTCCAGCAGGAGCACGCGGGGGTCGCGGGCCAAGGCCTGGGCCACCGCCACCATCTGGCGCTGTCCGCCACTCAGCTCACTCAGGTAGCGCAGGGCGATCGGCTCCAGGCGCAAGTCGTCGAGGATCGCCGCGACGGCCGCGATGTCGTCGTCGCCCACGATCCACGAGGCCGACTGCTGCCGGGCCACCAGGATCGCCTCGAAGACGGTGATGGCCGCCGTGCTGGCGTACTCCTGAGGCAGGTAGGTCACCTGCCGACGCAGCGTGCGCCACTGCTCGGCGCCGCGGACCTCCGCGCCGTCGAGCCAGACCTGCCCGCCCGACCGGTGGAGGCCCGCGACGCACTTCAGCAGGGTGGACTTGCCGGCCGCGTTCGGGCCAACGATCCCGAGCACCTCGCCCGGGCGCGCCGCCGCCATCGAGACGCCGTGCAGGACCGCCTGAGCGCCATAGGAAAAGCTGATGTCGTCGAGTCGGACGCTCATGACCAGAGCTGCCTCCGCCGGCTGAAGATCAGCGCCAGGAAGAACGGCACGCCGATCAACGCCGTGATGATGCCGACCGGGATGATGACGCCCGGCAGAATCGCCTTACTCACCAGCGAGGTGGCCGCCAGGAGGATCGCGCCGCAGATGGCCGAGGCCGGCAGGAAGTAGCGCTGCTCCTCGCCCACCAGCATCCGCGCGACGTGCGGGCCGACCAGTCCGACGAACCCGATGGTGCCCACGAACGCCACAGCCGTCGCGGCCAGCAGCGACACGCCGACCAGCACCAGCAGCCGCAGCCGCTGAACGTCCACGCCCAGCGCGCGCGCCCGCTCATCTCCGAGGCGCAGCGCTGTCAACTGCCAGCTTGCCCGCAGGAAGAACGGCAGCGTGGCGGCCACCATCAGCGCCGTCAGCCCGAGCTTCGGCCAACTGGCCTTCGCCAGACTCCCCAGGGACCAGAAGACCACCTGTTGGAGCGCCTGTTCCGAGGCGATGTACTGGAGCAACGCGAGCAGCGCCTGGAACAGGAAGACCAGTGCGATGCCCAGCAGCACCATCGTCTCGGCAGAGACGCCGCGCATCATGCTGAAGGCGAAGATGACCAGCGCGGCCACCATCGCGAAGACGAAGGCGTTGCCGGCCACAAAGAAGATGCCGCTCGCGAACGGGACGATGCTCACCCCAAGCACCAGCGCCACCGCCGCGCCGAAGCTCGCCGCCGCCGAGATCCCCAGCGTAAACGGGCTGGCCAGCGGGTTGTTCAGGATCGTCTGCATCTCAGCGCCGGCGATGGCCAGCGACGCGCCGACCACCACGGCCATCAGCGCCATCGGCAGGCGGATGTCCCAGACGATGGCGTACTGCGTGATGTTGGCGCTGGCCGGCCAGACGATGATACGGGCCACATCCAGGAGCGTCAGGCCGGACGGCCCGATGGAGATGTCGGCCAGGATCAGCAGCACCAGCAACGGCGCGAGCACGCCGAGCATCAGCCGCTTGCGCCTGGTGACGTCCGCATAGATGCGGCGGCCGAGCGCCCGTCTGGCTGCGTCGCCGCGCTCGGCGGCCAGCAGCCCGGGGATCGTGCCGGCCGCGACGTTCTGAGCCACGTCGTGCCTCCGAGGTGCGGGGTCGGGTTCTGGGTGTCAGGTTTCGGGTGAGGGTCCGCATGCGTGACAGCGCCCACTCACCCCGATAGCTCTGAGATGTGCGTCTCTGGACGGAAACTCCGCCCTGAGGCAGGCTGCGTTCTCGTAGAAAGCGTGCAACACCCTCTGAGAGCCTGCAAGCACCCTCTGAGAGCCTGCAAGACCCTCTGAGAGCCTGCAGCACCCTCTGTCATCCTGAGCGTGCGAAGGATCTCACCCGCTGACCGTCAAGCCCGCGTCAGCGGGTGAGGTTCTTCCCTCCACTCGCAGAGCCTGCCCTTCGACGCAGGGCGCTAGTCGTTCAGGCCCACCCAGAAGGTGCCGCCGTAGCTGATCGGCAGGAACCGCTCGTGGTAGGTGCGGAGGTTCGCCTCGGGGTCGATGTCGGCGAACTGCTCCGGGAAGTTCCACTTGGCGAACTGCTGGAGCACGGCGAAGTGGAACGGCGAGTTGTAGAACTGGTGCCAGACCCCGTAGAACCGGCCCGTCTTGACGGCTTTCAGGCCGCTCCAGCCGGGCTGATCGGTCAGGCCGCGCAGGGCGGTGCGAGCCATCTCGGGCGTCGTGTTGTAGCCGAACGGCACGTAGTTCTGGGCGTTCGGCGAGTAGACCCAGTTCGAGCCCGTCGCGATGATGATGTCCGGGTCTGCCGTCAAGACCTTCTCAGGGTTGACGGTGCCGCTCCAGCCCGGGAACAGGCCCGCGGCGATGTTCGTGCCGCCGGCCCGCTCGGCCAGGATGCCGAGGTTGGCGCGGCCGAACGTGCCGCAGCAGTCCAGCAGGCCAGCCGCCCGCAGGATGAAGATCGTCGGCGGCGCGTCCTTGATTTTCTCGACGCGGGCAAAGACCGTGTTGACCTGCTGCGTGTAGAAGTCCGCCACGGCCTGCGCGTTCGCCTCGCGGCCGAACAGCCGCCCGACCAGCAGGATGCTCGGAACCGTCGTCTCCAGCGGCTGCTGGCGGAAGTCGATGATGACGCTCGGGATGCCGACGCCAGCCAGGGTGTCGATCAGGCCAGAGTCTCGGGCCGGCGCGTACGAATCCAGGCTGAACAGCACCAGATCCGGCTGGAGCGACACCGCCTTCTCGACACTGAACGTGCCGCTTTGCGGACTGCCCATGACCGGGATCTCGGCCATCGACGGGAACTTCTCCCCATACTTGACGTAGGTGTCGTAGTCCGCCGTGCGGAGATCGTCGCCCCAGGCGACGACCCGCTGGAACGGGTTGTCGGTGTCGAGCGAGGCCACGATGTAGGTCTGGCGACCTTCCGCCAGAATCACCCGCTGGACGGGCGCCTTGACGGTGACGGTTCGCCCGACAACGTCGGTGACGGTGATCGTGCCCTGGGCGGCCGGCGCGGCCCAGGCCAGCAACGGACCGCCGGCCTGCACGAGCAGCGCCAGCGCGAGCGCCAGGGCCAGCACCGCCACCCGAGTCGGCCGGCCACGAGAATGTGAGACGATAGGATGCATGACGAGAAGACCTCTCTGCAGCGCGC is a window of Chloroflexota bacterium DNA encoding:
- a CDS encoding class I SAM-dependent methyltransferase — encoded protein: MHGYEPVMTFGEAASRRYDDRPRGDEDAAVAFLAGLAGDGSALELAIGTGRIALPLAAQGVPVHGIDLSPHMLDRLREKPGGDRIPVTLGDFSRVPVEGRFRLIYLVYNTLFNLLTQDEQVRCFENVAAHLADDGRFVVEAFVPAYLHRLRDEQYVDAEAIAVDEVKLDVGRHDPVTQTLYESHVSLTAQGVRVHPIVCRYIWPSEMDLMARIAGLRLHERWGGWLREPFTAASRLHVSVYGR
- a CDS encoding ABC transporter ATP-binding protein, with product MSVRLDDISFSYGAQAVLHGVSMAAARPGEVLGIVGPNAAGKSTLLKCVAGLHRSGGQVWLDGAEVRGAEQWRTLRRQVTYLPQEYASTAAITVFEAILVARQQSASWIVGDDDIAAVAAILDDLRLEPIALRYLSELSGGQRQMVAVAQALARDPRVLLLDEPTSSLDLQRQLELLQLVRSLAAERQMTVLIALHDLNLAARFVDRLVILHGGRTYADGAPEDVLTEMMLWQVYGIEARVELDRDGLPRITPLRSIRDTTAGAPPPREPVAAFA
- a CDS encoding iron ABC transporter permease, whose product is MLGVLAPLLVLLILADISIGPSGLTLLDVARIIVWPASANITQYAIVWDIRLPMALMAVVVGASLAIAGAEMQTILNNPLASPFTLGISAAASFGAAVALVLGVSIVPFASGIFFVAGNAFVFAMVAALVIFAFSMMRGVSAETMVLLGIALVFLFQALLALLQYIASEQALQQVVFWSLGSLAKASWPKLGLTALMVAATLPFFLRASWQLTALRLGDERARALGVDVQRLRLLVLVGVSLLAATAVAFVGTIGFVGLVGPHVARMLVGEEQRYFLPASAICGAILLAATSLVSKAILPGVIIPVGIITALIGVPFFLALIFSRRRQLWS
- a CDS encoding ABC transporter substrate-binding protein → MHPIVSHSRGRPTRVAVLALALALALLVQAGGPLLAWAAPAAQGTITVTDVVGRTVTVKAPVQRVILAEGRQTYIVASLDTDNPFQRVVAWGDDLRTADYDTYVKYGEKFPSMAEIPVMGSPQSGTFSVEKAVSLQPDLVLFSLDSYAPARDSGLIDTLAGVGIPSVIIDFRQQPLETTVPSILLVGRLFGREANAQAVADFYTQQVNTVFARVEKIKDAPPTIFILRAAGLLDCCGTFGRANLGILAERAGGTNIAAGLFPGWSGTVNPEKVLTADPDIIIATGSNWVYSPNAQNYVPFGYNTTPEMARTALRGLTDQPGWSGLKAVKTGRFYGVWHQFYNSPFHFAVLQQFAKWNFPEQFADIDPEANLRTYHERFLPISYGGTFWVGLND